The following are encoded in a window of Rhizobium sp. 11515TR genomic DNA:
- a CDS encoding carbohydrate ABC transporter permease — translation MLKRISPPVLLLLPAIIVLVAVVLFPLLLSFYSSFTPFRLTRPATLFTFIGLRNYIRILTDPVFLAAFVRTVVLLTIALNLEMLLGLGLALLVNKATYGKRVLRTLMMFPMMFSPVLVGFQFKFMFNDNVGIINNALQSLGITETAIPWLIDGNLALFSIVIAEVWSSTSVFAILILAGLLAMPQEPVEAAKVDGCTSWQTFRYVTWPFLMPFAFIAMTIRSLDVARAYDIVKIMTDGGPARRTELIWTLVGRTAYADAQMGLANAMAYVSIILSIVFTVYFFRKLALARTQIGAEW, via the coding sequence ATGCTCAAAAGAATATCTCCACCGGTCCTGCTTCTTCTTCCGGCGATCATCGTCCTGGTGGCCGTGGTTCTGTTTCCGCTGCTCCTCTCCTTCTATTCCAGCTTCACGCCCTTTCGCCTGACAAGGCCAGCGACGCTCTTCACCTTCATCGGCCTGCGCAATTACATCCGCATCCTAACCGATCCGGTATTTCTGGCCGCGTTCGTGCGTACCGTGGTGCTTTTGACGATCGCGCTCAATCTGGAAATGCTGCTTGGCCTCGGGTTGGCTTTGCTGGTCAACAAGGCGACCTACGGCAAGCGCGTACTGCGCACCCTGATGATGTTCCCGATGATGTTTTCGCCCGTCCTCGTCGGCTTCCAGTTCAAATTCATGTTCAACGACAATGTCGGCATCATCAACAATGCCCTGCAGTCGCTAGGGATCACGGAAACGGCCATTCCCTGGCTGATCGATGGCAATCTGGCGCTGTTTTCCATCGTCATTGCCGAAGTCTGGTCGTCGACGTCGGTCTTCGCGATCCTGATCCTAGCCGGTCTGCTTGCGATGCCGCAGGAGCCTGTCGAGGCTGCGAAGGTCGATGGCTGCACCAGCTGGCAGACCTTTCGCTATGTCACCTGGCCATTCCTGATGCCGTTCGCCTTCATCGCCATGACGATCCGTTCGCTCGACGTTGCCCGCGCCTACGACATCGTCAAGATCATGACGGATGGCGGGCCGGCGCGGCGCACGGAGTTGATCTGGACGCTGGTCGGGCGCACTGCCTATGCCGACGCGCAGATGGGGCTCGCCAATGCCATGGCCTATGTCTCGATCATCCTTTCGATCGTCTTCACCGTCTATTTCTTCCGTAAGCTGGCGCTTGCCCGCACCCAGATCGGAGCGGAGTGGTAA